A window from Montipora capricornis isolate CH-2021 chromosome 7, ASM3666992v2, whole genome shotgun sequence encodes these proteins:
- the LOC138057068 gene encoding uncharacterized protein isoform X2, which produces MSLEQIQDESDANDRSIPIENEAVTEVYVHRTNLKEELIRIFKKDRSASLRHVKVIDERGQEKEGEGVGVLRDVIATFWQQLFASASVGNLEKVPCIRHDFQKLEWQAIGRILVYGFKSVSYFPVALSSAFLASCLFGEESISKEFLLASFRFHLTADEREIFDKLKIGEVAYDDEDVLDFLGSYKTFKVPNKENISVILYELAHQELIQRPRYIGQCWAPILCELKRYEPFKNPDRIAEFLTSKTPSARKV; this is translated from the exons GACGCCAATGACAGAAGTATTCCTATCGAGAATGAAG CCGTTACAGAGGTATATGTGCACCGCACCAACCTAAAGGAAGAACTAATCagaattttcaaaaaggacCGTTCAGCTTCTCTAAGACATGTCAAGGTTATTGATGAGCGCGGGCAGGAAAAGGAAGGTGAAGGCGTCGGAGTGTTGAGGGACGTTATCGCCACCTTTTGGCAGCAACTCTTCGCCTCTGCTTCAGTGGGGAACTTGGAGAAAGTACCATGCATCCGCCACGACTTTCAAAAACTTGAATGGCAAGCCATAGGAAGGATTTTGGTTTATGGTTTTAAATCCGTCTCTTACTTTCCAGTTGCTCTTTCATCTGCGTTTTTGGCGTCCTGCTTATTTGGCGAGGAGAGCATCAGTAAAGAATTCCTGCTAGCCTCGTTTCGATTTCACTTAACCGCTGACGAGAGAGAAATCTTCGACAAGTTGAAAATCGGTGAAGTGGCCTATGATGACGAGGATGTTCTTGATTTCTTAGGAAGTTACAAAACGTTTAAAGTCCCAAACAAGGAGAACATTTCTGTGATCCTGTATGAGTTGGCCCACCAGGAACTAATCCAAAGACCCAGATATATAGGTCAGTGCTGGGCTCCTATCTTGTGTGAACTCAAAAGGTACGAGCCCTTCAAAAACCCCGATCGCATTGCAGAATTTTTAACATCAAAAACACCATCAGCCAGGAAAGTTTAA
- the LOC138057068 gene encoding uncharacterized protein isoform X1 — translation MSLEQIQDESDANDRSIPIENEAAVTEVYVHRTNLKEELIRIFKKDRSASLRHVKVIDERGQEKEGEGVGVLRDVIATFWQQLFASASVGNLEKVPCIRHDFQKLEWQAIGRILVYGFKSVSYFPVALSSAFLASCLFGEESISKEFLLASFRFHLTADEREIFDKLKIGEVAYDDEDVLDFLGSYKTFKVPNKENISVILYELAHQELIQRPRYIGQCWAPILCELKRYEPFKNPDRIAEFLTSKTPSARKV, via the exons GACGCCAATGACAGAAGTATTCCTATCGAGAATGAAG CAGCCGTTACAGAGGTATATGTGCACCGCACCAACCTAAAGGAAGAACTAATCagaattttcaaaaaggacCGTTCAGCTTCTCTAAGACATGTCAAGGTTATTGATGAGCGCGGGCAGGAAAAGGAAGGTGAAGGCGTCGGAGTGTTGAGGGACGTTATCGCCACCTTTTGGCAGCAACTCTTCGCCTCTGCTTCAGTGGGGAACTTGGAGAAAGTACCATGCATCCGCCACGACTTTCAAAAACTTGAATGGCAAGCCATAGGAAGGATTTTGGTTTATGGTTTTAAATCCGTCTCTTACTTTCCAGTTGCTCTTTCATCTGCGTTTTTGGCGTCCTGCTTATTTGGCGAGGAGAGCATCAGTAAAGAATTCCTGCTAGCCTCGTTTCGATTTCACTTAACCGCTGACGAGAGAGAAATCTTCGACAAGTTGAAAATCGGTGAAGTGGCCTATGATGACGAGGATGTTCTTGATTTCTTAGGAAGTTACAAAACGTTTAAAGTCCCAAACAAGGAGAACATTTCTGTGATCCTGTATGAGTTGGCCCACCAGGAACTAATCCAAAGACCCAGATATATAGGTCAGTGCTGGGCTCCTATCTTGTGTGAACTCAAAAGGTACGAGCCCTTCAAAAACCCCGATCGCATTGCAGAATTTTTAACATCAAAAACACCATCAGCCAGGAAAGTTTAA